The window AAAGCCTGGGCCGATCTTTGACTTCATGCCGGGGTACGAGACCTTCTGGACCTACGTCCCGCATTTCGTCCACTCGCCCTTTTATGTCTATGCCTATGCTTCGGCGACGGGTTGGTGAACGCGCTTTACGCCGCCTACGAGGACGGCTTGCCCGATTTTCAGGCCAAGTATTTTGACATGCTGAAAGCCGGCGGGTCCAAGCATCACAAGGAACTGCTCTCGCGCCGTTCGGACTGGACGCCAGCGACCCCGCCTTCTGGGACAAGGGACTGTCGATGATCGAAGGGCTGATAGACGAGCTTGAGCGCTGGAGGAGTGATAACCCTGCACGATGTCCCCGCCGATGCGCTGAACCGGCTTGCCGGTCTGCGCCTTGGCGACGGACCCGAATATGCCTCGCCCGCGACAGGATGATCCTTGATACCACGCCGGGATCAGCTTTCACGATCAGGGCCGACGGGCAGTTGATCGGGGCCTTCAAGCTGGACCCGCATTACCATGAGCGTCACGATTTCGCCGGACCAGACGACATTGGCCTGCGCGGTGTGCTGATCGACGTTGATCATCGCGGCAAGGGTTTTGGCGCGCAGGCGATGGCCGCCTTGCCCGCCTTGGCACGCGCGCGGTTTCCAACAGCTACCGGGTTGGTCCTGACAGTGAATGTCAAAACCCGCAAGCCAGCGCCGCCTATCTGAAGGCAGGTTTCGCGGATGACGGCGAATTTATCATGGCGGCGCATTGGGCCGCAGCATATCATGCGCCTAGTCCTGCGCTGACGAGCACCAAGGAAGGTTTCGAGATGACCGAGGAATTTGCCACCTACCCCAGCCTGAAGGGTCGATCCGTCATTGTAACAGGCGGCGCATCGGGCATCGGCGCGGAAACGGTGAGGGCATTTGCTGCGCAGGTGCCAGGGTCGGATTTGTCGATCTGGATACCAAGGCGGGTGAGGCGCTGGCCAGCCAGACCGGCAGTGCCTTTGCCACCTGCGACCTGCGCGATATTGATGCGATGCGGTCGGCCTTTGCCGATCTGGCCGCGCAGAATGGCCCGGCCACAGTACTTGTCAACAATGCCGCGCGCGATGACCGTCATGACTGGCGCGAGGTGACACCGGACTATTGGGACGAACGCATGGCCACCAACCTGCGCCATCAGTTTTTTGCCATTCAGGCGGTCGCGCCGGACATGATTGCGGCCGGTGGTGGCTCGATCATCAATCTGGGCTCGAACAGCTGGTGGCAGGCCTCTGGCGATATGCCGGCCTATACAACGCGCGAAATCCGCAGTGCACGGGCTGACGCGCGGGATGGCGCGCGATTTGGGCGGGTATCGGATCAGGGTCAATACCGTGGTTCCAGGCTGGGTGATGACCGAACGCCAAAGGCAATTATGGGTCACCGAGGAAAAGATGTCCGCCCAACTTGCGCGCCAATGTCTGCCCGACGCGGTGCAGCCCGTGTATATCGCGCGCATGGTGCTGTTTCTGGCGTCCGACGATGCCGCGATGTGCACCGCGCAGAATTTCTTTGTCGAAGGTGGCGCCGTCTGATCTGCGCGCCGTTGAAGGGTGACGGGCGCATCCCGGCAGCCTATTCTGCGGCCAACTGGCAAGGGATGTGTTAATGCTGCGCAAGATTTTTTGGGGGCTTCTGGGTATGATCCTTTTGGCGGTCGCGGCTGTCCTGATCTGGGGGCCGGCCTATGTCGAGCGTGGGCTGAACCCGCTGACCACCCCCGCCGAAGGCTGGCCCGTCAGCGCCGAAGCGCAGGCCCTGCATGACCGGCTGGTGATCGGTGATTGGCACGCCGATCCGCTGCTCTGGGACCGAAACCTGCTGAAACGCCGATCGCGGCCTATTCCGCGTCTGGCCCAAGGCAATGTGCGGTGCACGGCCACCAAAAGCCCGCGCGGTCAGAATTACAGCGAAACAGCGCCGAGGCCCCCGACAACATCACCCCGCTTTTCATCGGCCAATTACGCCCGATCCGGTCCTGGGAACGCGCCCTGGTGCAGGGCGAGGCGCTGAACGCGATGGCCGCGGAGGCCCCCGACCGTGTCGCGATGATCCTGACACGCGGCGATCTGCAATCGGTGCTGGAACGCCGCGCGACGGGCGAACCGGTTCTGGGCGCGGTGCTTGGCAGCGAGGGCGGTCACCCGCTGGAGGCGAGATCGCCAATCTGGACGTGCTCTATGACGCCGGTTTCCGGCTGATCGGGCTGACCCATTTCTTCGACAACGAATTGGGCGGCAGCCTGCACGGTCAAGCCGATCTTGGCATCACGCCGTTCGGACGTGATGTGGTGCAGTCAATGATGGACAGGGCATGATCATCGATCTGGCCCATGCCAGCCCGCAGCTTGTCCGCGATTCTGGCGATCGACGGCACGCGGCCGATCGTGTCCCATACCGGCATCCACGGCCAGTGCCAGACACCGCGCAATCTGCCCGATGATCTGATGCAAGAGATCGCAGCCAAGGACGGGCTTTCGGCATCGGCTATTGGGCCGATGTGGTTTGGTCGCAGTCCCGCTGATATTGCCGCTGGCATCAAGTCAGCCATCGCCTTGCTGGGCGAAGATCACGTCTCGCTTGGATCCGACTATGACGGCTCGGTCGATGCGCCTTTTGACGTGGCGGGCTGGCGCGCTGACGCAGGCGCTGATGGATGCCGAGTTGAGCCAGGATCAGATCGCCAAGGTGATGGGCGGCAATATGATGCGCTATCTGGCCGAAACCCTGCCCGACTGACTTATCAGAATTGTTCAGGTGGCCAGGTGGAGCGGTCGGGGCGCTATCGCGTAACGCGGTTGACATGACCCATCTTGCGCCCTGCCCGCGCCTCGCCCTTGCCGTAAAGATGAACCTGCGTGTCCGCCGCGCGCATCAGGTCGGGCACCCGTTTCATATCGTCACCGATCAGATTTTCCATCACCACATCGGCATAACGCCCGCCGTCGCCCAAAGGCAGCCCGGCCACCGCGCGGATATGCTGCTCGAACTGATCGACGGCGCAGCCCGCCTGGGTCCAGTGCCCGGAATTATGAACACGCGGCGCGATCTCGTTCACGATCAGCCCCTGCGGCGTCACGAACAGCTCGACCCCCATGACGCCCACATAGTCCAGCGCATTGGCGATGCGCGCCGCGATCAGAACCGCATCGCTGGTCAGCATTGCCGGCAGACCGCAAGGCACGGTGGTCGTGCGCAGGATCCCCTCGCCGTGGACATTCAGTCCCGGATCATATGCGGCGACCTGACCATCCGCGCCGCGGGCAACGATCACGCTGATCTCGCCCGAGAACTCGACGAACCCTTCCAGCACCGAGGGCGCGCCGGTCCATTCAGCATCACCTGCATCGGTGATCCGCACCTGGCCCTTGCCGTCATAGCCCATACGCCGGGTCTTCAGGATCGAGGTGTTCCGATCTGCGCCAGCGCGCCTGCCAACGCATCCCGCTCGGGCACATCGGCAAACGGCGCAGTGGTCAAACCGATCTCGTTCAAAAACGTTTTCGGTCAGCCGATCCTGCGACACAGCCAGCGCGTGGCGGTTCGGCGGATCGGGACGATGCTTTCGATCAGGTCCAGCGCCTCGGTGGGCACATTCTCGAATTCATAAGTCACCACATCGACCGAGCCCGCGAAATCCGTCAGCGCCGCGTCGTCATAGGTGGCATTGGTCAGGGTATAGGCGACGTCGCCGGCGGGTGCCGCGCCGGGTTCATAAATATGGCAGCGCAGACCAAGCCGGCTGGCCGCGACCGACAGCATTCGGCCCAATTGCCCGCCACCAAGGATACCAATGGTGCAAACATCACTCATCGCGCGGCTCATCGGGTATGCTGGCTGACAATGCGGCGCGCCAGTCATCCAGCGCTGCGCAAGCGCCGGATCAGAGATCGCCAGTATCCCGCCGCCATCAACCCGGCATTGGCCGCGCCGGCGGCACCGATGGCCATGGTGGCCACGGGAAAGCCCTTGGGCATCTGGACGATGGAATAAAGCGAATCAACCCCTGACAGTGCACGGGTCTGGACCGGCACCCCGATCACCGGCACGCGGGTCTTGGATGCCATCATCCCCGGCAGATGGGCCGCGCCGCCTGCGCCCGCGATGATGACCTTCAACCCACGATCCGCAGCCGTCTTGCCATAGTCCCACAGCCGGTCCGGCGTGCGATGGGCACTGACGATCCGGGCCTCATAGGCGACACCCAATTCGTCCAGGATCGCGGCGGCCTCGCGCATGGTGGGCCAGTCGGATTGGCTGCCCATGATGATTCCAACGGGTTTTTCCATGATTTCCCCTTCCGCAGTCGGCCACGCCTTAGCGTGCAGCGCCAGCGGGCGCAATCAAGCGATAATATCCGGCGTCAGTTCATCTTCCAGCCGCGAGATCCGGTCCTTCAGCGACAGCTTCTGCTTCTTCAGCCGCTGCAAAGTCAGCGAGGATGACAGGTTCTGTGCGGCCAGCGCCCCGATCGCCTCGTCCAGATCACGATGCTCACGCCGCAGCACGTCCAGGCGGGCGCGCGTGATCTCTTCATGGGACATTTCGTGGTGGTGTTCATGCTGACGGGCTTCTTGCTGGCACTGTTTGACAGGTGCGCCGTTATAGCGCGCGAAATTCGCCTGTTAACAGTTTCTTGGTCCCCTTGCGTATATGACATCGAAAGCACATATTTTGTGTCACGGACCGCCGCGATCAGGGGCCCGGATTTGCAGTCGCTTTTGAAAGGGCTGAAGATGAACAAGATTTCACTGGGGACACATCCCTATCTTTTGGGCTTTGATCAGCTGGAACGGCTGGCTGAACGCGCAGCCAAAAGCACGATGGCTATCCCCCTATAACATTGAACATATTTGAGCCTGACGGCTTTCGCATCACGCTGGCGGTGGCAGGGTTTTCCGAGATGATCTGTCGATCACGTCGAAGAACGGCAGTTGTCATCGTGCCGGCAATCCCGAGTCGAGGAAGAGCGCGTTTTTCTGCACACGGGGCATTGCCGCGCGCGTTTCAACGCAGCTTTGTGCTGGCCGATGGCGTCGATGTGACCAATGCGAGCCTTGAAAATGGCCTGTTGAATGTCGACCTTAGAAGGGTGCAGCCACAACAAGTGGTGCAAACCATACCGATCAGCCGCAAGTAAAAGGGGATCAGAGCAGATGGATACGAAATACGATTTCCACGACGGTGAACAAAATACCGTTTATATTCGCCGCGTCGCGATGGAGAACCTTCCCGACGATGTTCGCGAACAGGCGCCCGATGTGGACGGCCTTTACGCAGTCCACGGCATGGACGGCGAGCGCCTGGCGTTGGTCAAGGACCGCAAGCTGGCATTTTTTCTGGCCCGCCAGAATGACCTGAGCCCGGTCAGCGTCCACTGAACAACACAGCGCCGCAGGGCTGACCTGCCCCGATAGCCGGTGCGGCGCTGCTGATTTTATATCAAATTGATCGCTTTGGTCAGTCCCGACCCGTTCAGCGGGCCGGCCGCTGGCACCAAGGTACGGGGCGTTCCTGATACGGGCTGTCAGCCAGCCGGACCTTCTTCGGGCGAATATCTCATAAACGCAACGAACGACCATCCGGCGACCAGCAGGGCGTATTGATCGTGCCCTGCCCGCCGAACAGATCAAACAGTTGGTTCGCCTGTTGCCGCCATCGGGCGCCATCAACCACAGACACGGGCAAATCGCGGGATGACCAAGGTGCCGGGCGGATAAGCCAGATACAGCACATGCCGCCCATCCGGCGATGGATGCGGAAACCAATTGACGTTCTGATCGCGAAAAACCGGCGCGGCATCGCTGCCATCGACCCGCATCCGCCAAATCTGCGCATGTCCTGTCGCGTCGGAGTTGAACCAGATGTAACCGCCAAAGGCCGAGAAATCCGGCCCGTCGTGATGCGCCAGACCTGGGGTCAGCACATCTCATCCCCGGTCTCCATATCCAGCACCGCAATCCGAACCGATTCGGTCGCCCCGCGCGCGCAGGCATAGGTGATCAGCCGTCCATGCGCCCCGTGCCACCAACTGGGCCGGGCCAGACCCAGATCACGCGCCTCAGCCGTGCCCATCGCGCGTGTCCGCGACATGGATCCCCGCGCCCTGATCGTATGGCAGGAAAAGACGATGCGCCCATCAGGCAGAAACCCGTGATCGTTATTGCAGCGATCCAGACCGCCGATATCGACCGGGCGCAGGTCAGGCATCATCTGATCGACACCACAAAGCGGCCTCGCCATTCACCATCAGCCAATCGTCCGGGTGCCAGTTTCGCGCCTCGATCACCCGGGGTCCGCAGCATAACCGTGTCTCGCCGCTGGCAAGGTCGCATATCTCAAGGGATGATCGCCAGTTCATCGCGCGTCTCCGGGGGCTCATGCCGCCATGATCCGTCGCAGGCAAAGAATAGGCAAGCCAAAGCAAACGGCCCGCCCAAAGGCGAGGCCGCAATTATATCCGCAAAAATCGACGATCACTTCAGACCGATCAGACCATATTTTCCAGCGTCAGCAAAACCTGATGGCGGCGTTGTCGACGGTCTGATCTGAGTGGTGTCGACGCGCAGTTCGGCTTTGCGGTTCTTCGTAGGGGTCCGAGATCCGGTGAATTCCTTGATCTTGCCCTCACGCGCCACTTGTAAAGGCCCTTGCGATCGCGGCCTCGCATCTTCGACCGGCGGTCGAGATATGCACCTCGGCGAAGGCACGTATTGTTCGATCATCTCGCGCACCGCGCGGCGGGTCGCGTATACGAGGGCGCAATGGGTGCGCAGTCGCGATACCGCTCCTTTGTGATTTCCGACGCAACATAGCCGATGCGCTTGATGTTGATGTCGCGGTGTTCGCCTGGAAAAGCCCAGTTTCGGAAGAGACGGTGCTTGCGCACACTCACCGTCCGCACTCACGGGCGGCCACCCATTCCATCAGCTTGACCATACAACAGCGCGTTGGCCACCGTCGATTTGCCCGATCCGGACAATCCGTGAAGAAGACGGTAAAGCCCGTGATGGCCCGCGGCGGCGGAGTGTGCGGCGCAATTCGCGCACACCTCGGGGAAGCTGAACCATTCGGAATGTCAGACGCTTCGCGCAGGCGGCGACGCAGTTCGGTGCCGCTGATATTCAGAACGTCACGCCCTCTTCGATTTCATCGCCGGTTCGTATTGGCGCGCTCTCACATAGACCATGTGCTGAAGTCGACCATTTTGACGCGATCTCGTCCTCATACTTCCGGAACAGTTCCTGGCGCCTCATAGGCCCATAGAAATCCTCGCCGGCGCTGTTCTGCCGGGCCGATGGCGGCCAACGATGAAGTGGGTCACACCGGCGTTCGGCGATCAACCCGGCCACACGGCCTCGCGCGGGCCGGCCATGCGCATGGCCAGGTTCAGCACGACAGGCTGGTGGTGCGGCCGATATTGTCCAGAACCGCCTCATAGCAGCGAACGCGGTAAAATGTCCACATCGCCCGCTTGGTCATGCCGACGACGGGATGGATCACAGTGTGCCTGCGCCTCACGCGCGCGCGAAGGTCAGTTCCTGATGCGCGGGTGCAGCGGGTTGCGCGTCGCGAAGGCCACGATCTTGCGCCAGCCCAATTCTTGAAATGCGCGCGCAATTCGTTGGCGTGTCGCGACGACCGCGGAAATCGTAAGCATCGGCTCTGCAGGCCCTTGACCGGACCGCCAGATAGACTGGGCCAGCGCTGTTGTGCATAATTCAATCGCAGATGGGCCACGTCATAGCACAAAGACTGTTTTCGGCTCCACGATTGTTTCGTGCACCATTTGTCGTGACCGACATCGCCAGGATCACGCCTTCCTGATCGCGCAGGCGATATCGGTGCCGGGCTCCAGCCCTTCGGCGAATTTCTCGGACACATCCAGATTGATCGGCATTGGCCAGAGGCTGCCATCGCAAGGCGCATCTCGTTTACGACGCCGTCGTAATCTTTCTCGGTCAGGAAACCTTTCAGCGGATTGAATCCGCCATTCATCAGCAGTTCCAGATCGCAGATCTGGCGGGTGTCAGTCCAGCTAAGCATTGCGCCTGCTTCGTCCTTGAGGGCGCGCGGCATCGGCAGAGACATAAAGTCGGAATCGCGGTCTGATTGGCTACGGTCATCTATTGGCTCGGATAAACTCGGGGAACAAATTCGCGCTGAAAGCGCGCGGCTTGCGCCGGCCATAGCCCTGTCCGGCGCGACAATCAACCGACACGCGCGTGAATTCGCCGATCGTTGCTGCAACGCAGCAATTCCGTCGGCGCATGGCAGAGGCCATCTGCTGACGATCGACGCTGCCCTCCGCCTCACCCTCGGCGATCGGTCGCGGCAGGCAGGTATCCAGTTCCCTCTGTGTCATGCGTGAAATTCGGGTTGATCCAGCGCGTCACGGATCGGCGAGGGCGGGCAGTCTTTGCAGGATGTGGCGAATGAAATGTCTCATAAGCTAAATATGAGAGATCCCATATCCGATTAAAATTGAGATTTGGCGATCATCACTTTAGTTTACCTAAAATGAACGCATTGAATCGCATCTCTCTGTCCGGCCTGCGCGCCATCGAGGCCGCTGCCCGTCTCGGCACACTGAACGCGGCCGCCGATGAACTGGGCGTCACAGCCGGCGCGCTCAGCCAGCGCATCGCCCGGACCGAGGCGCAATTGGGCCAGCCGGTCTTTGATCGGTCGGGCCAGAGCCTGCGCCCCACCGAACTGGGCCGCGACATCGCCGCGCGGCTGACACGCGGCATGTCGGAACTGTCGGCCGCCGTAGCACTGGCAGATCCGACGGCGGATACGACGCTGACCATCTCGGTGGCGCCGCTGTTCGCCAGCCGCTGGCTGGTCTGGCGGTTGCCGCGTTTCTCTCAGGCCCATCCGGCATTCGTGTCCGCATCGAACCGGCAAGCCGCATGGTGAGCCCGGGCATCGACGGATTGATATCGGATTGCGCATTGGCCAAGGCAATTGGCCTGGCCTGCGGCTGGACCGGCTGATGCCGCAACGGTTTTTCCCCGTCTGCGCACCGGCGCTGGCCGATCGGTTGCACCATGCGGATGACCTGCGCAATATCCCGGTAATCCGCGAAAACGCCCGGTTACAGGGCTGGCAGGAATGGTTGTCACCTCATCGCATGCAGCCGGACGATCTGCCCGATGGCCCGGAACTGGCGGATGGCGGGCTGTGCCTCAACGCGGCGATCTCGGGCCAGGGTGTGTTCATGGCCTGGGCGGTGCTGGCCGCCGATGCCTTGACCGAAGGTACGCTGATCCGGCCCTTGCCGGGTGAGGCCACGAATAGCGAATATTACTGGCTGGCCACAGCGCCTGAATCGCATCGCAAGCCTGCCATTGGATGGTTTCGCACATGGCTGCGACAAGAACTGGCCGCTTCGCTGGGCAAAGGAGACGATGGCTGATCAGTCGCCCAGCAGGACCGGCGTGGGATCATTCTCGGCGAACCGCCGCAGCACCGCAGGATAAAGCCGGTGCTCTTGTACCAGCACACGCGCGGCCAGCGTATCAGACGTATCATTGGCAGGACCGGCACACGTGCCTGTCCCAGAACCGGGCCGGCATCCAGATCGGCGGTCACCTGATGCACACTCGCGCCAGCCTGCGCATCGCCCGCCTCGATGGCGCGGCGATGGGTGTGCAGCCCCGGATATTTTGGCAAGAGTGAGGGATGAATATTCAGAATTCGGCCCTCAAAACGCCGCACGAAATCCGATGTCAGGATACGCATGAAACCGGCAAGGCAGATGATATCGGGCCCAGCCTCCAGCAGCGGCGGCAGCAGCGCCGCCTCGAAATCGGCGCGGCTGGCGAAATCGCGATGATCGACCGAAAACACCGGAACGCCACGCGCTGACGCCTTTGCCAATCCGCCGGCGGTGGGATCGTTCGAACCGACCAGAACGGGCCGCGCCGGGTGATCGCCAGTCATGCTGTCCAGCAGGCGCAGCATGTTCGAGCCGCCGCCAGAGATCAGAATGGCGACGCGCTTCACTGCAGCTTGCCGGTGTAACGCACGCCCTGTCCCGCCACGACGCGGCCAAGGCGGTGCACCTTCTCACCTTGCGCTGCCAGCAAATCGCTCAGCGCGTCTGCGCGATCTTCGGCCACGGACAGGACCATGCCAATGCCGCTGTTGAATGTTTTCAGCATTTCGGCCTCGGCGATGCCGCCCGCCTGTTGCAGCCAGGCAAAAACCGGCGGCAGGGACCATGCGGACAGGTCGACCTCGGCACCCAGATCCTTGGGCAGGACACGCGGCAGGTTCTCGGTGATGCCACCGCCGGTGATATGCGCCGCCGCGTGAACGCCGCCCTCGCGGATCGCGGCCAGCACTGACGAGACATAAAGCCGTGTCGGCACCAACAGCGCCTGCCCAAGCGTGCCATCGCCAAAGGGCGACGGCGCATCCCAGCCCAGCCCGGCGGCCTCGGCCACGCGGCGCACCAGCGAAAATCCGTTGGAATGCACCCCGTCCGAGGCTAGCCCCAGCAGTACATCGCCCTCGGCCACATTTGCAGGCAGCGCGGCACCGCGTTCCAGCGCGCCGACCGCGAAACCGGCCAGATCGAAATCGCCCTTGGCATACATGCCCGGCATTTCGGCCGTCTCGCCCCCGATCAGTGCACAGCCAGAGCCAGAGCAACCCTTTGCAATCCCCTCGATCACCCGCGCCCCCTCATCGACCGACAGCTTGCCTGTGGCGAAATAGTCCAGGAAAAACAGCGGCTCGGCCCCTTGGCAGACCAGATCGTTGACACACATTGCCACCAGATCAACGCCGACGCCGTCCAGATGGCCCGTGTCGATGGCGATGCGCAGCTTGGTGCCCACCCCATCGGTCGCAGCCACCAGCACCGGATCGTCGTAACCCGCCGCGCGCAGATCAAACAGCGCACCAAAGCCGCCCAGCCCATCGACCACGCCAGCCCTCTGAGTGGCAGCGGCGGCGGGCTTGATGCGATCAACCAGCGCGTTCCCGGCGTCAATATCGACGCCCGCCTCTGCATAGGTCAGACCATTGGGTTTATCGCTCATCTCGCCGCCCTTTCGTGGTTGGCGTCCCAATAACTGAACCCAAGGCTTGGGGCAACGGATGATCCCGCGCGATCCATTCTGTTGTTGTCTGCAGCGCCCGATGATAGGTCTGCGCGAGTGGCAGCGTGTAAAGACTGTCCGCATATCAGGATGATCCTCATGTTAAAAAGCGCGCTTTTGATCCTGGCGTCCATGTCGCCTTGCTTGCCTGCATCTGCCGAGGAATGGTCAGATTTGCCCGCTGAAATAGAGCTGATCAGTCCTGTTCTGCAATCAGTGCAGATGGGAGTGGTTGTCCCCCGCGCCATCCACGCCCAGACCTATCAGGACGGCGAGTTCAGCGTGGTCGATATATCAAGACGCGTTCATCTGGTAGGCCCGGAGGGACTTGAACCCCCAACCAAGGCGTTATGAGCGCCCTGCTCTGACCAATTGAGCTACAGGCCCCCAATGATCGCGATCTGACTAGGGCCTGCGGCTTGCCGGGTCAAGGCAGGCCGCAGGCTGCTTGGTTGCGGCCGTGTTATTCGGCCTCGATGAAGGCGCGGATACGTTCGCCGGCCTGCGCGATGCCCAGCACGCCATCCAGATGGCCGCGCGTGCCCTGCAGTTCGACGATCTCGACCGGCGTGCCGTCGGATTTGATGATCGCGCCGGTTTCGCGCACCGCGTCGCCCGGAAAGACCAGATCCTCATCGGTGTGGATTAGCATGACCGGCACGTCGATATCCAGAAGGCCCTGATACAGGTTTTCGCCCGCGCCACCGGCCACGAACAGCTGGTTGGCCTTGACCAGATAGAGAAAATGGTTGGCATCGGACAACCCGGCACGCGCGGCGCCCGCAGCGTTCAGCGCGTCCACGACAGCGAACTCGTTGTCCCAGCCAGCAGCCGGATCGGCGCCATCCTCGGCCCAGTTTCGCCCGAAGGTTCCATTGGACCATTCCGCCGAATTCGCGTGCAGAGTCAGCGTTTTCAGCGCATCGGCCAAGCCCGCATTCGGCGGCTCGCCATCATAATAATCGCCGCCGTTC is drawn from Paracoccus tegillarcae and contains these coding sequences:
- a CDS encoding LysR family transcriptional regulator — its product is MNRISLSGLRAIEAAARLGTLNAAADELGVTAGALSQRIARTEAQLGQPVFDRSGQSLRPTELGRDIAARLTRGMSELSAAVALADPTADTTLTISVAPLFASRWLVWRLPRFSQAHPAFVSASNRQAAW
- a CDS encoding YdcH family protein, which produces MSHEEITRARLDVLRREHRDLDEAIGALAAQNLSSSLTLQRLKKQKLSLKDRISRLEDELTPDIIA
- a CDS encoding TolB family protein; its protein translation is MLTPGLAHHDGPDFSAFGGYIWFNSDATGHAQIWRMRVDGSDAAPVFRDQNVNWFPHPSPDGRHVLYLAYPPGTLVIPRFARVCG
- a CDS encoding alpha/beta fold hydrolase; amino-acid sequence: MGGIQSYEWAARYPDLLDRVVPVIASGWADADLIAWLDIWASPIRLDPNWNGGDYYDGEPPNAGLADALKTLTLHANSAEWSNGTFGRNWAEDGADPAAGWDNEFAVVDALNAAGAARAGLSDANHFLYLVKANQLFVAGGAGENLYQGLLDIDVPVMLIHTDEDLVFPGDAVRETGAIIKSDGTPVEIVELQGTRGHLDGVLGIAQAGERIRAFIEAE
- a CDS encoding GNAT family N-acetyltransferase, which encodes MILDTTPGSAFTIRADGQLIGAFKLDPHYHERHDFAGPDDIGLRGVLIDVDHRGKGFGAQAMAALPALARARFPTATGLVLTVNVKTRKPAPPI
- a CDS encoding DUF1150 family protein — protein: MDTKYDFHDGEQNTVYIRRVAMENLPDDVREQAPDVDGLYAVHGMDGERLALVKDRKLAFFLARQNDLSPVSVH
- a CDS encoding Hsp20 family protein, whose amino-acid sequence is MNIFEPDGFRITLAVAGFSEMICRSRRRTAVVIVPAIPSRGRARFSAHGALPRAFQRSFVLADGVDVTNASLENGLLNVDLRRVQPQQVVQTIPISRK
- a CDS encoding LysR substrate-binding domain-containing protein, with the protein product MRIGQGNWPGLRLDRLMPQRFFPVCAPALADRLHHADDLRNIPVIRENARLQGWQEWLSPHRMQPDDLPDGPELADGGLCLNAAISGQGVFMAWAVLAADALTEGTLIRPLPGEATNSEYYWLATAPESHRKPAIGWFRTWLRQELAASLGKGDDG
- the purM gene encoding phosphoribosylformylglycinamidine cyclo-ligase, which translates into the protein MSDKPNGLTYAEAGVDIDAGNALVDRIKPAAAATQRAGVVDGLGGFGALFDLRAAGYDDPVLVAATDGVGTKLRIAIDTGHLDGVGVDLVAMCVNDLVCQGAEPLFFLDYFATGKLSVDEGARVIEGIAKGCSGSGCALIGGETAEMPGMYAKGDFDLAGFAVGALERGAALPANVAEGDVLLGLASDGVHSNGFSLVRRVAEAAGLGWDAPSPFGDGTLGQALLVPTRLYVSSVLAAIREGGVHAAAHITGGGITENLPRVLPKDLGAEVDLSAWSLPPVFAWLQQAGGIAEAEMLKTFNSGIGMVLSVAEDRADALSDLLAAQGEKVHRLGRVVAGQGVRYTGKLQ